The following coding sequences lie in one Kryptolebias marmoratus isolate JLee-2015 linkage group LG5, ASM164957v2, whole genome shotgun sequence genomic window:
- the tomm40l gene encoding mitochondrial import receptor subunit TOM40B, with amino-acid sequence MGGVLAASPPPPAAGSSASPGLTVPPGFGMPSVSTVVPPAESPLPNPGAFDECHRRCKEVFPLQMEGVRVVVNKGLSNHFQVNHSVLLSTTGDSSYRFGATFVGSKQTGPAEFFPVMVGDMDNSGSLNAQIIHQVTSRVRSKLAFQTQQQKFVNWQGDAEFRGEDFTATVTLGNPDVLAGSGIVVAHYLQSVTPALALGGELVYHRRPGEEGSVTSLVGRYTGSNYVATVTLGSAGAHASYYHKANDQLQVGVEFEASARMQDTSVSFGYQLDVPKANLVFKGSVDSNWVVGATLEKKLLPLPLSLLLCSFLNHQKNKVQCGFGITVG; translated from the exons atgggcggAGTTCTGGCTGCCAGCCCCCCGCCGCCCGCCGCCGGGAGCTCCGCCTCCCCCGGGCTGACGGTGCCGCCGGGCTTCGGGATGCCTTCGGTTTCCACGGTCGTACCCCCGGCGGAGAGCCCGTTACCCAACCCCGGCGCGTTCGACGAGTGCCACCGTAGATGTAAAG aggtgtttcctctgcagatgGAAGGCGTCAGAGTCGTCGTCAATAAGGGCCTCAGCAACCACTTCCAG GTGAATCACTCCGTGCTGCTCAGCACCACCGGAGACTCCAGCTACAGGTTCGGAGCCACCTTTGTTGGGTCCAAACAGACGGGTCCGGCTGAG TTTTTTCCAGTCATGGTGGGAGACATGGACAACAGCGGCAGCCTCAACGCTCAGATTATCCATCAGGTCACCTCCAGGGTCCGCTCCAAACTGGCCTTCCAG ACGCAGCAGCAGAAGTTCGTGAACTGGCAGGGAGACGCCGAGTTCAGAGGGGAGGACTTCACCGCCACCGTCACGCTCGGAAACCCAGACGTCCTCGCCGGTTCTG GGATCGTCGTCGCTCACTACCTGCAGTCCGTGACGCCGGCTCTGGCTCTGGGGGGGGAGCTGGTTTACCACCGCCGGCCAGGGGAGGAGGGCTCGGTCACGTCGTTAGTGGGCAGGTACACAG GCAGTAACTACGTCGCCACGGTAACCCTCGGCTCGGCGGGGGCACATGCGTCGTACTACCACAAAGCCAACGATCAG ctgcaggtcgGCGTGGAGTTCGAGGCGAGCGCTCGGATGCAGGACACCAGTGTGTCCTTCGGCTACCAGCTGGACGTCCCCAAAGCTAATCTGGTGTTTAAAG GTTCTGTCGACAGTAACTGGGTCGTTGGCGCCACGCTGGAGAAGAAGCTCCTCCCCCTGCcgctctctctgctgctctgctcctTCCTGAACCACCAGAAGAACAAGGTCCAGTGCGGCTTCGGCATCACCGTCGGTTAG
- the LOC108250394 gene encoding apolipoprotein A-IV-like produces MKVLVVLALFSVCNANILWPEQPKTNLDVVKDAFWDYVAKATQTAEDNLKLIRESELGQDVNTRISQSAETVNQYIVTLQTQAAPVTQDFMARLTQEAEQLKARLDSDMTAVSTNLRPYTEQLVEKIQKQVEELKNEAVPYAESMNPEALKAVLLQKSQDLRAQLEANVNQLQEQMVPFTEDMKKKMEQSLEDFQGSLIPLATSFETQLAQKTQEVQQNLSPYGEELKAKLDSSAQDLRAQLAVLWDSFTQKTQ; encoded by the exons ATGAAGGTTCTGGTGGTTCTCGCTCTTTTCTCCG TATGCAACGCCAACATCCTGTGGCCTGAGCAGCCGAAGACCAACCTGGATGTGGTGAAAGACGCTTTCTGGGACTACGTTGCCAAGGCGACGCAAACCGCCGAGGACAACCTGAAGCTGATCAGGGAGTCTGAGCTGGGACAGGACGTCAA cACCAGGATCTCTCAGAGCGCCGAGACCGTGAACCAGTACATCGTGACCCTGCAGACCCAGGCGGCCCCCGTCACTCAGGACTTCATGGCCCGGTTGACCCAGGAGGCCGAGCAGCTGAAGGCCCGTCTGGATAGCGACATGACGGCCGTGAGCACCAACCTGCGGCCCTACACCGAGCAGCTGGTGGAGAAGATCCAGAAGcaggtggaggagctgaagaacgAGGCCGTCCCCTACGCCGAGTCCATGAACCCCGAGGCCCTGAAGGCGGTTCTGCTGCAGAAGAGTCAGGACCTGAGGGCCCAGCTGGAGGCCAACGTGAACCAGCTGCAGGAACAGATGGTCCCCTTCACCGAGGAcatgaagaagaagatggagcAGAGCCTGGAGGACTTCCAGGGCAGTCTGATCCCCCTGGCCACCAGCTTTGAGACCCAGCTGGCCCAGAAGACCCAGGAGGTCCAGCAGAACCTGTCTCCCTACGGAGAGGAGCTGAAGGCCAAGCTGGACTCCAGCGCTCAGGACCTGAGGGCCCAGCTGGCCGTCCTGTGGGACTCCTTCACCCAGAAGACCCAGTGA
- the LOC108250399 gene encoding histidine-rich glycoprotein, with protein sequence MKILFLLAVVFLAACNAGQDNQQEHQHGHQHGHQHGHQHGHHHGHHHGHHHGHHHGHHHGHHHGHQHGHQHGHHHDHHHLPKYRVEMVKDAFWDYVGESTTNDKDTVWHIRHSPPGKTLCEIISKSFEIIISFFHLVQAHVVLWTNELYHKFIHEVDHLKYHLDEFLHFVESDIRYHTKELADQLRCKIEELKKKAAQYMEALDPKGLQEALMQRIEDIHEQLDKYYEHHHHHHGHHHHHHGHHHHGHHHHHHGHHHHGHHHHHHGHHHHGHHHHHHGHHHHGHHHHGHHHHHHGHHHHGHHHHGHHHHHHGHKHPHHHHGHHHHHHHHDHDDHHHDHETKKKKVYDYLEDFKSAVIIIIHDFEVKLIQTTNDINKHVPHKKKPQIKLVTSSDNLKSQLEDMWDNWSSYTKKHH encoded by the exons aTGAAGATTCTCTTCTTGCTCGCTGTTGTCTTTTTGGCAG CCTGTAATGCTGGTCAAGACAACCAACAGGAGCACCAGCATGGACACCAGCATGGACACCAGCATGGACACCAGCATGGACACCACCATGGACACCACCATGGACACCACCATGGACACCACCATGGGCACCACCATGGACACCACCATGGGCACCAGCATGGGCACCAGCATGGGCACCACCATGATCACCACCACCTACCTAAGTATCGAGTTGAAATGGTAAAAGATGCTTTCTGGGACTACGTTGGAGAGTCAACCACGAACGACAAAGACACTGTGTGGCACATCAGACATTCCCCTCCAGGAAAGACTCTGTG TGAGATCATTTCAAAGAGTTTTGAAATCATCATCAGTTTCTTCCACCTTGTGCAGGCTCATGTAGTTCTTTGGACCAACGAGTTGTACCATAAATTCATCCACGAGGTCGATCACCTGAAGTATCACCTGGATGAATTTCTACACTTCGTTGAGTCCGACATCCGGTACCACACTAAGGAGTTGGCGGATCAACTCCGCTGCAAGATAGAAGAACTGAAGAAGAAAGCTGCCCAGTATATGGAAGCTTTGGACCCCAAAGGTCTGCAGGAGGCCCTGATGCAGAGGATCGAGGACATCCATGAGCAGCTGGATAAATACTATGAacaccatcaccaccatcatggccaccatcaccatcaccatGGCCACCATCACCATGGCcaccatcaccatcaccatGGCCACCATCACCATGgtcaccatcaccaccaccacggTCACCATCACCATGgtcaccatcaccaccaccacggTCACCATCACCATGGTCACCATCACCATGgtcaccatcaccaccaccacggTCACCATCACCATGGTCACCATCACCATGgtcaccatcaccaccaccacggTCACAAACATCCTCACCATCATCATggccaccaccatcatcatcaccatcatgaTCATGATGATCATCACCACGACCAcgagacgaagaagaagaaggtctACGATTATCTGGAAGACTTTAAGTCCGCTGTGATCATCATAATCCACGACTTTGAGGTCAAGTTGATCCAAACGACCAACGACATCAACAAGCATGTTCCACACAAGAAGAAGCCCCAGATCAAACTGGTGACCAGCTCTGATAACCTGAAGAGTCAGCTGGAGGACATGTGGGACAACTGGTCATCATACACCAAGAAACACCACTGA
- the apoea gene encoding apolipoprotein Ea isoform X1 has translation MRAFAVIVTLAVFSAACHARSVLQDDWQARWDDTVGKFRDYVSDLNRRADEMVKDIQSSQISRELDTLIQDSMSELALYKDDLETKLAPYTQEAADRLGKDLQLLGDKLNVHVTEAREQMDKYYQELQTMMEQNVDDVKLRVSAYSRKLRKRLQKDTEEIKRHVSDYIEELQSRASDNMEDMRTRLDPYVSQVRDNAEAKIGSLNELLRSQAETAKERLEDAAVELRVALSQKMEEVQDWFQPYVSAIREGL, from the exons ATGAGGGCGTTCGCAGTAATCGTCACACTGGCTGTTTTCTCAG CAGCCTGCCACGCTCGCAGCGTCCTGCAGGACGACTGGCAGGCCCGGTGGGACGACACGGTGGGGAAGTTTAGGGACTACGTCTCCGACCTGAACAGAAGAGCCGACGAGATGGTGAAGGACATCCAGAGCTCCCAGATCAGCCGAGAGCTGGA CACCCTGATCCAGGACAGCATGTCGGAGCTCGCCCTCTACAAGGACGACCTGGAGACCAAGCTGGCACCGTACACCCAGGAGGCCGCGGACCGGCTGGGGAAggacctgcagctgctgggggACAAGCTGAACGTCCACGTCACCGAGGCCCGGGAGCAGATGGACAAGTACTACCAGGAGCTGCAGACCATGATGGAGCAGAACGTGGACGACGTGAAGCTCCGCGTGTCCGCCTACAGCCGCAAGCTGAGGAAACGCCTCCAGAAAGACACGGAGGAGATCAAGAG ACACGTCTCCGACTACATCGAGGAGCTTCAGTCCCGCGCCTCCGACAACATGGAGGACATGAGGACCAGGCTGGACCCGTACGTGTCTCAGGTCCGGGACAACGCCGAGGCCAAGATCGGCAGCCTGAACGAGCTGCTGCGGTCCCAGGCGGAGACGGCGAAGGAGCGCCTGGAGGACGCCGCCGTGGAGCTGCGCGTCGCCCTGAGCCAGAAGATGGAGGAGGTGCAGGACTGGTTTCAGCCGTACGTGTCCGCCATCAGGGAGGGCCTGTAG
- the apoea gene encoding apolipoprotein Ea isoform X2, translating to MRAFAVIVTLAVFSACHARSVLQDDWQARWDDTVGKFRDYVSDLNRRADEMVKDIQSSQISRELDTLIQDSMSELALYKDDLETKLAPYTQEAADRLGKDLQLLGDKLNVHVTEAREQMDKYYQELQTMMEQNVDDVKLRVSAYSRKLRKRLQKDTEEIKRHVSDYIEELQSRASDNMEDMRTRLDPYVSQVRDNAEAKIGSLNELLRSQAETAKERLEDAAVELRVALSQKMEEVQDWFQPYVSAIREGL from the exons ATGAGGGCGTTCGCAGTAATCGTCACACTGGCTGTTTTCTCAG CCTGCCACGCTCGCAGCGTCCTGCAGGACGACTGGCAGGCCCGGTGGGACGACACGGTGGGGAAGTTTAGGGACTACGTCTCCGACCTGAACAGAAGAGCCGACGAGATGGTGAAGGACATCCAGAGCTCCCAGATCAGCCGAGAGCTGGA CACCCTGATCCAGGACAGCATGTCGGAGCTCGCCCTCTACAAGGACGACCTGGAGACCAAGCTGGCACCGTACACCCAGGAGGCCGCGGACCGGCTGGGGAAggacctgcagctgctgggggACAAGCTGAACGTCCACGTCACCGAGGCCCGGGAGCAGATGGACAAGTACTACCAGGAGCTGCAGACCATGATGGAGCAGAACGTGGACGACGTGAAGCTCCGCGTGTCCGCCTACAGCCGCAAGCTGAGGAAACGCCTCCAGAAAGACACGGAGGAGATCAAGAG ACACGTCTCCGACTACATCGAGGAGCTTCAGTCCCGCGCCTCCGACAACATGGAGGACATGAGGACCAGGCTGGACCCGTACGTGTCTCAGGTCCGGGACAACGCCGAGGCCAAGATCGGCAGCCTGAACGAGCTGCTGCGGTCCCAGGCGGAGACGGCGAAGGAGCGCCTGGAGGACGCCGCCGTGGAGCTGCGCGTCGCCCTGAGCCAGAAGATGGAGGAGGTGCAGGACTGGTTTCAGCCGTACGTGTCCGCCATCAGGGAGGGCCTGTAG